One part of the Deltaproteobacteria bacterium HGW-Deltaproteobacteria-4 genome encodes these proteins:
- a CDS encoding transcriptional regulator (regulates the expression of the iscRSUA operon) has translation MRLSTKAQYAVQAMVSLALYGDGGPMSLKEIATREAISLTYLEQLFVKLRRGALVDSVRGPGGGYVLARAAVLIRVDEIIDSVEETLIPVSCMDGEGHCACTDKCVTQSVWHGLAERVRSFLSSRRETPRRRKD, from the coding sequence ATGCGACTTTCGACCAAAGCACAATATGCCGTGCAGGCGATGGTCAGTCTGGCTTTGTATGGAGATGGCGGACCGATGTCGCTGAAAGAGATTGCTACTCGTGAAGCGATCTCCCTGACGTACCTCGAACAGCTCTTTGTCAAGCTGCGGCGCGGAGCACTGGTGGATAGTGTGCGCGGTCCCGGTGGTGGTTATGTCCTCGCCCGGGCGGCAGTGTTGATCCGCGTCGACGAAATTATCGATAGTGTGGAAGAGACGCTGATCCCGGTCTCCTGCATGGACGGGGAGGGACACTGCGCCTGCACCGACAAGTGTGTGACCCAGAGTGTCTGGCACGGTCTGGCGGAGCGGGTGCGCAGCTTCCTGTCCTCCCGGCGGGAGACTCCCCGCCGCAGGAAAGATTAA
- a CDS encoding tRNA 2-thiouridine(34) synthase MnmA: MTQKKKRIVVAMSGGVDSSTTAALLKEQGHEVIGITMQIWDYSRFTAPDGQLFGSCCSLDDVYDARRVAEAIGIPFYVVNFEADFQSQVIDPFCNEYFAGRTPNPCVLCNQKLKFERLLQRARELEADALATGHYARIVAGADGFELRKGLDPAKDQSYFLFTLSPQQLGSVLFPLGDMTKDEVRAHAARFALPVAQKSESQDICFIPDGDYVRFLEEERGRGHKDGAILHVSGKEVGRHRGTYRYTIGQRRGLGIAWPHPLYVVRIDAQRHEVIVGEEEFLQVSSLLLRNLCWTIPPLADPLRANCRIRYRHHEAPALLTPNADGSLLVTFDQPQTGVTPGQASVFYDGDRVLGGGWIQ; encoded by the coding sequence ATGACGCAAAAGAAGAAACGGATTGTCGTGGCAATGAGTGGCGGCGTCGACTCCTCGACGACCGCCGCTTTGCTCAAAGAGCAGGGACACGAAGTCATCGGAATTACCATGCAGATCTGGGACTACTCGCGCTTTACCGCGCCGGACGGCCAGCTCTTTGGTAGTTGCTGTTCTCTCGACGATGTCTACGACGCCCGCCGGGTTGCCGAGGCGATCGGCATTCCTTTCTATGTTGTCAATTTCGAGGCTGACTTTCAGAGCCAGGTCATCGACCCTTTCTGCAATGAGTACTTTGCCGGCCGTACCCCCAACCCCTGCGTCCTTTGTAACCAGAAGCTCAAGTTTGAGCGTCTGCTGCAACGCGCCCGCGAACTCGAAGCTGATGCCCTGGCGACCGGCCATTATGCGCGCATTGTCGCTGGTGCTGACGGTTTTGAGCTGCGCAAGGGGCTCGACCCGGCCAAGGACCAGAGCTACTTCCTCTTTACCCTGTCACCGCAGCAACTCGGCAGCGTCCTCTTTCCTCTCGGTGATATGACCAAGGATGAGGTCCGTGCCCATGCCGCGCGTTTTGCCCTGCCGGTGGCGCAGAAGTCCGAGAGTCAGGATATCTGTTTTATCCCGGATGGCGATTATGTCCGTTTTCTCGAAGAAGAGCGAGGACGCGGCCACAAGGACGGGGCGATCCTCCATGTCTCCGGTAAGGAAGTCGGCCGCCATCGCGGTACCTATCGCTATACCATCGGTCAGCGCCGTGGTCTCGGTATTGCCTGGCCGCATCCCCTTTATGTCGTGCGCATCGATGCGCAGCGCCATGAGGTGATCGTCGGGGAAGAGGAATTTCTTCAGGTTTCGTCCTTGCTCCTGCGCAATCTGTGCTGGACGATTCCCCCCCTTGCTGACCCGCTGCGCGCTAACTGCCGCATCCGTTATCGTCATCACGAAGCGCCTGCCCTCCTCACTCCCAATGCTGACGGTAGTCTTCTTGTCACCTTCGATCAGCCCCAGACCGGAGTGACGCCGGGCCAGGCGTCAGTTTTTTATGATGGCGATCGCGTCCTTGGGGGCGGGTGGATTCAATGA
- a CDS encoding RluA family pseudouridine synthase — MTAQRRERLLVPATAQGVRLDRYLVGAIAPISRKTIKRALDSGQVFVDGRSVVRAGIVLQGGERIELTVDGEAPSFVVPQLSILWQDENLLAINKPAGLPAHPTVSGRPNALDLVSALFAENAGMTRPILLHRLDADTTGLLLFALTRVANFSLSSQFSEHRIEKTYLALVSGTPPEHFTVSNHLKAGVRGRTVSVASGGLAAQTDFATLACHDGVALVVARPRTGRTHQIRVHLAGLGFPLLGDILYGGMAVLPLVTGSIPLPRHLLHALSLSMIHPHSGQRQTLSAPLPADFLVVLNALGIDTKMVDFA, encoded by the coding sequence ATGACTGCGCAGCGTCGGGAGCGCCTGCTCGTGCCGGCGACAGCTCAGGGAGTGCGTCTCGATCGTTATCTTGTGGGAGCCATCGCCCCTATTTCCCGTAAGACGATCAAGCGGGCTCTCGATAGCGGCCAGGTCTTTGTCGATGGTCGTAGTGTCGTTCGTGCCGGAATCGTTTTGCAGGGGGGGGAACGGATCGAGTTGACCGTTGATGGTGAAGCTCCTTCTTTCGTAGTCCCGCAACTCTCCATTTTGTGGCAGGACGAGAATCTTCTGGCGATTAACAAACCAGCGGGACTGCCGGCCCATCCGACCGTCAGCGGTCGCCCTAATGCCCTTGATCTCGTCAGTGCATTATTTGCCGAGAACGCAGGGATGACGCGTCCAATCCTGCTCCATCGTCTCGATGCCGATACCACCGGTCTACTCCTCTTTGCCTTGACGCGGGTGGCGAACTTCTCTCTGTCCAGTCAGTTCAGCGAGCACCGGATTGAGAAGACTTATCTCGCATTGGTGAGCGGCACACCGCCCGAGCACTTTACCGTCAGCAATCATCTCAAGGCGGGGGTACGCGGCCGGACGGTGTCAGTCGCCAGCGGCGGTTTGGCGGCGCAGACCGATTTTGCCACTCTGGCCTGCCACGACGGTGTGGCCCTGGTAGTTGCCCGCCCCCGCACCGGGCGCACGCATCAAATCCGCGTCCATCTGGCGGGGCTTGGATTTCCGCTATTAGGTGATATACTTTATGGCGGTATGGCAGTGCTGCCCCTTGTCACCGGAAGCATTCCTCTGCCGCGTCATCTTCTCCACGCTCTTTCTTTAAGCATGATACATCCGCACTCCGGACAGAGACAAACGTTGTCGGCGCCATTGCCGGCAGATTTTTTAGTGGTCCTGAATGCTCTTGGAATTGATACAAAAATGGTAGACTTTGCCTGA
- the cysE gene encoding serine O-acetyltransferase, protein MFRAMREDINSVFDRDPAARSVLEIIFCYPGLHAVWFHRIAHWLWTHHLYFFGRLTSHLGRFLTGVEIHPGATIGRKFFIDHGMGVVIGETAEIGDNVTLYHGVTLGGVTWDKVKRHPTLDDNVVIGSGAKILGPFTVGKGAKVGSNSVVVKEVPPNATVVGIPGRVVMGAEETKTPERPDLQHGNLPDPQAKAMACLYEQLRTLEEQVKSLSEEQVRLRAELAATTKD, encoded by the coding sequence ATGTTCAGAGCGATGCGCGAAGATATCAATTCAGTCTTTGATCGTGATCCGGCGGCGCGCAGCGTTCTGGAGATTATCTTCTGCTATCCGGGGCTCCATGCGGTATGGTTTCATCGTATTGCCCACTGGCTGTGGACGCACCATCTCTACTTCTTTGGTCGCTTGACCTCGCATCTTGGTCGCTTTCTCACCGGCGTTGAGATCCATCCCGGCGCTACCATCGGTCGCAAGTTCTTCATCGACCACGGCATGGGCGTCGTCATCGGCGAGACCGCTGAAATCGGCGACAATGTCACCCTTTACCACGGCGTCACCCTCGGTGGTGTGACCTGGGACAAGGTCAAGCGTCATCCGACCCTCGACGATAATGTCGTCATCGGTTCCGGCGCCAAGATCCTTGGTCCCTTTACTGTCGGCAAAGGCGCCAAGGTCGGTTCGAATTCGGTGGTTGTCAAGGAAGTGCCGCCGAATGCCACGGTCGTTGGCATCCCCGGTCGGGTGGTGATGGGGGCGGAAGAGACTAAAACACCGGAACGTCCCGATCTGCAGCACGGCAATCTGCCTGATCCGCAAGCCAAGGCGATGGCATGTCTTTACGAACAGCTGCGCACCCTCGAAGAACAGGTCAAATCTTTGAGCGAAGAGCAGGTGCGCCTTCGCGCCGAACTTGCCGCTACGACGAAGGACTAA
- the nifU gene encoding Fe-S cluster assembly scaffold protein NifU produces the protein MYTEKVMDHFSNPRNVGEIEDADGVGEVGNASCGDIMKIFLKVEDGVITDVKFKTFGCGAAIATSSMVTEMALGKTIDEALILTNAAVAEALDGLPAQKMHCSNLAADALHAAIKDYQERHPQG, from the coding sequence ATGTATACCGAAAAAGTTATGGATCACTTCAGCAACCCCCGCAATGTCGGTGAAATCGAAGATGCCGATGGCGTCGGCGAGGTCGGTAATGCTTCCTGCGGCGACATCATGAAGATCTTTCTCAAGGTCGAGGATGGCGTCATCACCGATGTGAAATTTAAGACCTTCGGCTGCGGTGCAGCGATTGCCACCTCGTCAATGGTGACGGAGATGGCCCTTGGCAAGACGATTGACGAAGCGCTGATTTTAACCAATGCCGCTGTCGCCGAAGCCCTCGACGGCCTCCCCGCCCAGAAGATGCACTGTTCCAATCTTGCCGCTGATGCCCTGCATGCGGCGATCAAGGATTATCAGGAGCGGCATCCGCAGGGGTAA
- the nifS gene encoding cysteine desulfurase NifS, whose amino-acid sequence MNHIYLDNNATTPVRPEVLSAMLPYFSEQFGNPSSVHWAGRQVSGALEKARAQVATLINAAPAEIVFVSCGSEGDNMALLGTLDALSVKGKHIITTAVEHPAVLNTCEYLEKRGYSVTYLPVDADGMLDLVELEAAITPETVLISVMWANNETGTLFPIAEIGAIAKKHKVRFHCDAVQAVGKVPVDVQASNVDLLVISGHKLGAPKGIGAIYIRRGTKLTPLLHGGHQERNRRAGTHNVPSIVGLGLACELAGQEMVEKSVQIKALRDRLEAGLFASVPQIKLNGHPTERLPNTLNVSFAWIEGESLLMSLDMKGIAASSGSACTSGSLEPSHVLGAMCVEVTLAHSSTRFSLGANNTAEEIDYVIEILPPIVQRLRDMSPLYNCRDRETCTVGCNTLQNL is encoded by the coding sequence GTGAACCACATCTATCTTGATAATAACGCGACCACCCCGGTTCGTCCTGAGGTGCTCTCCGCGATGCTCCCTTACTTCAGCGAACAGTTTGGCAATCCTTCGAGTGTGCATTGGGCCGGCCGTCAGGTCTCCGGTGCTCTGGAGAAGGCGCGGGCGCAGGTAGCGACCCTGATCAATGCCGCACCGGCAGAGATCGTCTTTGTCTCCTGCGGCAGCGAAGGGGACAATATGGCGCTCCTCGGCACTCTCGACGCGCTGAGCGTCAAGGGGAAGCACATTATCACTACGGCGGTCGAGCATCCGGCGGTCCTCAATACCTGCGAGTATCTGGAGAAGCGCGGCTATAGTGTTACCTATCTGCCGGTCGACGCCGACGGCATGCTCGATCTCGTTGAACTGGAGGCGGCGATCACCCCTGAGACCGTTCTCATCTCCGTCATGTGGGCGAATAACGAAACCGGCACCCTCTTCCCGATTGCCGAGATCGGCGCTATCGCCAAAAAGCACAAGGTCCGTTTTCACTGCGACGCAGTACAGGCCGTCGGCAAGGTTCCTGTCGACGTGCAGGCATCCAATGTCGATCTCCTCGTCATCTCCGGCCACAAGCTCGGCGCCCCGAAGGGGATCGGTGCCATCTATATCCGTCGCGGCACCAAGCTCACGCCGCTGCTGCACGGCGGTCACCAGGAGCGCAATCGTCGCGCCGGCACCCACAATGTTCCGTCGATTGTCGGTTTGGGGCTTGCCTGTGAGCTCGCCGGTCAGGAGATGGTGGAAAAGTCAGTGCAGATCAAGGCGCTGCGCGACCGTCTCGAAGCCGGACTCTTTGCCTCCGTGCCGCAGATCAAACTCAACGGCCATCCGACCGAGCGCCTGCCGAATACCCTCAATGTCAGTTTTGCCTGGATCGAGGGGGAATCGCTGCTGATGAGCCTCGACATGAAGGGGATTGCCGCCTCCTCCGGTTCGGCTTGTACCTCCGGTTCTCTGGAGCCGTCACACGTTCTCGGCGCCATGTGCGTCGAAGTGACTCTCGCCCATTCGAGTACCCGTTTCAGCCTCGGCGCGAATAATACCGCAGAGGAGATCGATTACGTCATCGAGATCCTGCCGCCGATCGTGCAGCGGCTGCGTGACATGAGCCCGTTGTATAATTGCCGCGACCGCGAGACCTGCACGGTCGGCTGCAATACTCTGCAGAATCTTTAA
- a CDS encoding tRNA (N(6)-L-threonylcarbamoyladenosine(37)-C(2))-methylthiotransferase MtaB — MIRTAALATLGCKTNQFESAALEEQLVAAGWTILPFDAGAELVIVNTCTVTAATDSQSRNLIRRARRLNPDCRVVVTGCYAQIDPAALRALPGVALVLGNAEKQDLLRLLGEEGGEQVHVSDLRQAGGSVPSLTSFAERSRAFVQIQNGCNAFCSYCIIPFARGPSRSVAPELVLEQVQQLVAAGYPEVVLTGIHIGGYGLDLETPTNLVTLIKRLLAASSVHRLRLGSIEPTEIPEELIELLATSPVLCPHLHIPLQAGDDAVLARMNRHYDTTFFRALIEGLAARVPDLAIGLDLIAGFPGESDVEFAHTLALIETLPVTHLHVFPFSKRPGTPAALMNGQVATEVTKERAAQLRTLGSVKLEAFTRSFIGRELEVVVEGGGKGGVLRGISRNYLPIRFVGAAVLVGQAVTVKVVGVDAQGAHGVLL; from the coding sequence TTGATCCGTACGGCTGCCCTCGCCACCCTCGGCTGCAAGACCAATCAGTTCGAATCGGCCGCCCTGGAAGAGCAACTTGTTGCTGCCGGCTGGACAATCCTCCCTTTTGACGCCGGCGCCGAACTGGTCATTGTCAATACTTGCACCGTCACCGCTGCCACCGACAGTCAATCGCGTAACCTCATTCGCCGCGCCCGCCGTCTCAATCCCGACTGCCGGGTGGTCGTCACCGGCTGCTATGCGCAGATCGATCCCGCGGCGCTACGCGCTCTTCCCGGTGTGGCCCTCGTCCTTGGCAACGCTGAAAAACAGGACTTGCTCCGGCTTCTCGGCGAAGAGGGGGGAGAGCAGGTTCATGTCTCCGACCTTCGTCAAGCCGGCGGAAGCGTGCCGAGTTTAACGTCCTTTGCCGAGCGCAGCCGGGCTTTTGTGCAGATCCAGAACGGCTGTAACGCCTTCTGTTCTTATTGTATTATCCCCTTTGCCCGCGGCCCGAGCCGCTCTGTGGCACCGGAGCTGGTTCTGGAGCAGGTGCAGCAGCTGGTTGCGGCCGGATATCCGGAAGTAGTTCTGACCGGCATTCATATTGGCGGTTATGGTCTCGATCTTGAAACTCCCACCAATCTTGTCACTCTGATCAAGCGCCTCCTGGCTGCCTCTTCCGTGCATCGTCTCCGTCTCGGCTCGATCGAGCCGACCGAGATCCCCGAAGAGTTGATCGAGCTGCTGGCAACCTCGCCGGTCCTCTGCCCGCATCTCCATATTCCTTTACAGGCCGGCGATGATGCTGTTCTCGCCCGCATGAACCGGCACTACGATACGACATTCTTTCGTGCCCTGATCGAGGGCCTGGCTGCCAGAGTCCCTGATCTTGCCATCGGCCTCGACCTCATCGCCGGTTTCCCCGGCGAGAGTGATGTTGAGTTTGCGCATACGCTGGCACTGATCGAGACGTTGCCGGTGACGCACCTGCATGTCTTTCCCTTCAGCAAACGCCCCGGCACCCCTGCAGCCCTCATGAACGGGCAGGTGGCGACGGAGGTGACCAAGGAGCGGGCGGCACAACTGCGCACCCTTGGGAGTGTCAAGCTCGAGGCTTTTACCCGGAGCTTTATCGGTCGCGAGCTGGAAGTGGTGGTTGAAGGGGGAGGGAAAGGAGGAGTGCTGCGCGGCATTAGTCGCAATTATCTGCCGATTCGTTTTGTCGGTGCTGCCGTTCTGGTCGGTCAAGCAGTTACTGTAAAGGTCGTTGGAGTTGATGCACAGGGAGCGCATGGGGTGCTGCTATGA
- the ilvA gene encoding threonine ammonia-lyase, biosynthetic, protein MQKMLKLILTSRVYEAAVETPLDPALGLSQQFGCRVLLKREDLQPVFSFKIRGAYNKIAHLSEAERHCGVIAASAGNHAQGVAFAAKQLGILATIVMPVTTPRIKVAAVESYGAEVILSGDNYSEAAEYCSGLAAERGMTFVHPFDDELVIAGQGTIADELLRQSSGRLDVVFVPVGGGGLIAGISAYIKALRPDIKVIGVEPDDSDAMARSLEAHKRVTLDSVGIFADGVAVRQVGKLTFELCRHCVDEIIRVDTDEICSAIKSIYQETRSIVEPAGALAVAGLIKYARSHEVAGLSLAAINSGANMNFERLRYVSERTLIGEKQEALFAVTIPEEPGSLKRFCGEVLGERNLTEFNYRLADRDAAHIFVGISTRNQAERLTFGTTLREAGFANVDLTDNELAKTHVRYMVGGRSPDVVNEVLFRFWFPERPGALGRFLSHMGENWNISLFHYRAQGGDYGRVLVGLEIPAGDQARLREFLDLLGYRYEDESENPVYRLFL, encoded by the coding sequence ATGCAAAAGATGCTCAAGCTCATCCTCACCTCCCGCGTCTACGAAGCCGCGGTCGAGACCCCTCTCGACCCGGCCCTCGGTCTGTCGCAGCAATTCGGCTGCCGCGTTCTCCTCAAGCGCGAAGATCTGCAGCCGGTCTTCTCCTTCAAGATCCGCGGTGCCTACAACAAGATCGCCCACTTGAGCGAAGCCGAGCGTCACTGCGGGGTGATTGCCGCTTCGGCGGGGAATCATGCCCAGGGCGTCGCCTTCGCTGCCAAGCAACTCGGCATCCTTGCCACCATCGTTATGCCAGTAACCACTCCACGGATCAAGGTGGCGGCGGTCGAATCCTACGGCGCCGAAGTCATCCTCAGCGGTGACAACTATTCGGAGGCAGCGGAATATTGCTCCGGTCTCGCGGCTGAGCGGGGGATGACCTTTGTGCATCCTTTTGATGACGAACTGGTCATTGCCGGGCAGGGGACGATTGCCGATGAACTCCTTCGTCAATCCTCCGGCCGCCTTGATGTGGTCTTTGTCCCGGTCGGCGGCGGCGGATTGATCGCCGGGATCAGCGCTTATATCAAGGCACTGCGGCCCGACATCAAAGTCATCGGCGTCGAGCCGGACGACAGCGACGCCATGGCCCGTTCACTCGAAGCGCACAAGCGCGTGACCCTCGATTCGGTCGGGATCTTTGCCGACGGGGTGGCGGTGCGCCAGGTCGGCAAGCTCACCTTTGAGCTCTGCCGCCATTGTGTCGACGAGATCATCCGCGTCGATACCGACGAGATCTGCAGCGCCATCAAGAGTATCTATCAGGAGACCCGTTCGATTGTCGAACCGGCCGGCGCCCTTGCCGTCGCCGGTCTGATCAAGTATGCCCGCAGTCATGAGGTGGCAGGATTGAGTCTGGCGGCGATCAATTCCGGGGCGAACATGAACTTTGAGCGCCTGCGCTATGTCTCGGAGCGCACCCTGATCGGCGAAAAGCAGGAAGCCCTCTTTGCCGTCACCATCCCCGAAGAGCCCGGTTCTCTCAAGCGCTTCTGTGGCGAAGTCCTCGGTGAGCGCAACCTCACCGAATTCAATTACCGTCTCGCCGATCGTGACGCTGCCCACATCTTTGTCGGCATTTCGACCCGCAATCAGGCCGAGCGTCTGACCTTCGGTACTACCCTCAGAGAGGCCGGCTTTGCCAATGTCGATCTCACCGACAATGAGCTCGCCAAGACTCATGTCCGTTATATGGTCGGCGGCCGTTCGCCGGATGTGGTCAATGAAGTTCTCTTCCGTTTCTGGTTCCCCGAGCGTCCCGGCGCTCTCGGCCGTTTCCTTTCTCATATGGGGGAGAACTGGAACATTTCCCTCTTCCACTACCGGGCGCAGGGGGGCGATTACGGCCGGGTTCTGGTCGGACTGGAGATCCCCGCCGGCGATCAGGCGCGGCTGCGGGAGTTCCTTGACCTCCTCGGTTACCGCTATGAGGATGAGAGCGAGAACCCGGTCTATCGGTTGTTTTTGTAG